The Acidobacteriota bacterium genome includes a window with the following:
- a CDS encoding DUF1343 domain-containing protein: protein MRRRSSMMMTVAMLVMMAAGLMAQSPAAQTAARASRPAAAPPGSASFDLAHLSTVDKVIERAIADKQLPGAVLLVGRGADVVYQKAYGLRALLPQPEPMTLDTIFDMASLTKVVATTTSVMILVEEGRIRLNDRVATFIPDFGRHGKDQITIRHLLTHYSGLRPDLDLSDDSWTSYEKAIARACDEVPTSAPGERFVYSDINFFVLADVVARVSGQRFDLFARDRVFTPLGMVDSMFNPSDSLRPRIAPTEMCVPFGWPCNGPGQMMLRGIVHDPTARRMGGIAGHAGLFSTAADLSRFCRMLLDGGSLGGVRILSPLTVAKMTTPASPAGMPSVRGLGWDIDTSYSSNRGELLPVGSFGHTGFTGTSLWIDPLTKTYVVLLSNRVHPDGRGDVTPLRARVATIVASALRQVPDAAALRQQRWTGTDFGAAGTAPRRGDETEGRTRNGIDVLRADAFKLLQGKRVGLVTNHTGRAREGDATIDLLASAKGVKLAALFSPEHGIRGILDEKVASSTDEKTGLPIYSLYGATMRPTDDMLKGLDTIVIDLQDIGARFYTYTTTLAYVMEEAAKRKIAVVVLDRPNPITGVQIEGPSLDPAELGFTAYFPMPIRHGLTLGELARLFNAENKIGAALTVVELKHWNRDDWFDETGLMWVNPSPNMRNMVAASLYPGIGAIEASNLSVGRGTDTPFEQLGAPWVDGVRLAAELNRRNLPGVRFYPVAFTPVSSKFANELCQGVFITVTDRSRLRPVRVGLEVASALFRLHPKQFNVDGVGRLFGADTVKRLRAGDDPADIANTWARAEAQWRILRAKYLLYR, encoded by the coding sequence GTGCGAAGACGCAGTTCGATGATGATGACGGTGGCGATGCTGGTGATGATGGCGGCAGGCCTGATGGCGCAATCGCCAGCGGCCCAGACCGCCGCCAGGGCCTCCCGCCCGGCGGCCGCCCCTCCAGGGTCAGCATCGTTTGACCTGGCGCACCTCTCGACTGTCGACAAGGTCATCGAGCGGGCCATCGCCGACAAACAGCTGCCGGGGGCCGTGCTGCTCGTCGGCCGCGGAGCCGACGTCGTCTACCAGAAGGCCTACGGCCTGCGGGCGCTGCTGCCGCAGCCCGAGCCGATGACGCTTGACACGATCTTCGATATGGCCTCGCTCACCAAGGTGGTGGCCACCACGACAAGCGTGATGATCCTCGTCGAGGAAGGTCGCATCCGCCTGAACGATCGCGTCGCCACCTTCATCCCCGACTTCGGCCGGCACGGCAAGGACCAGATCACCATTCGGCACTTGTTGACCCACTACTCCGGCCTCCGGCCCGACCTCGATCTGAGCGACGACTCGTGGACCAGTTACGAGAAGGCCATCGCGCGCGCCTGCGACGAGGTGCCGACTTCGGCGCCGGGCGAGCGGTTTGTCTACAGCGACATCAACTTCTTCGTGCTCGCCGACGTGGTGGCGCGCGTCAGCGGCCAGCGATTCGACCTGTTCGCGCGGGACCGGGTGTTCACGCCGCTCGGCATGGTCGATTCGATGTTCAACCCGTCGGACTCGCTGCGCCCACGCATCGCGCCCACCGAGATGTGCGTGCCGTTTGGATGGCCGTGCAACGGCCCAGGGCAGATGATGCTGCGCGGCATCGTGCACGATCCGACCGCGCGGCGGATGGGCGGCATCGCGGGCCACGCGGGGCTGTTCAGCACGGCCGCCGACCTGTCGCGTTTCTGCCGGATGCTCCTTGATGGCGGGTCGCTTGGCGGCGTGCGCATCCTGTCGCCGCTCACCGTCGCGAAGATGACGACGCCGGCGTCGCCGGCGGGAATGCCCAGCGTGCGCGGGCTTGGGTGGGACATCGACACGAGCTACTCGTCGAACCGCGGTGAGCTGCTGCCGGTCGGTTCGTTCGGCCACACCGGGTTCACCGGCACGTCGTTGTGGATCGATCCGCTGACGAAAACCTACGTCGTGCTGCTGTCCAACCGCGTGCACCCCGATGGCAGGGGCGATGTGACGCCGCTGCGCGCGCGTGTCGCGACAATTGTGGCGTCGGCCCTGCGCCAGGTGCCCGATGCCGCCGCCCTCAGGCAGCAACGGTGGACCGGCACCGACTTCGGCGCCGCGGGCACGGCGCCGCGACGCGGGGATGAGACGGAGGGACGGACGCGAAACGGCATCGACGTCCTGCGCGCCGACGCGTTCAAGTTGCTGCAGGGCAAGCGGGTGGGACTGGTTACCAACCACACGGGTCGCGCCCGAGAAGGCGACGCGACGATCGACCTGCTGGCGTCGGCCAAGGGCGTCAAACTGGCGGCGCTCTTCAGCCCGGAGCACGGGATCCGCGGCATTCTCGACGAGAAGGTCGCCTCCTCCACCGACGAGAAGACGGGCCTGCCCATCTACTCGCTCTACGGCGCGACCATGCGGCCGACCGACGACATGCTCAAGGGCCTCGACACCATTGTCATCGACCTGCAGGACATTGGCGCGCGCTTCTACACGTACACGACCACGCTGGCCTACGTGATGGAGGAAGCGGCGAAGCGCAAGATCGCCGTCGTCGTGCTCGACCGGCCGAACCCGATCACCGGCGTCCAGATCGAAGGACCGTCGCTCGATCCTGCCGAGTTGGGGTTCACCGCCTACTTCCCGATGCCCATCCGTCACGGGCTGACGCTCGGCGAGTTAGCAAGGTTGTTCAACGCCGAGAACAAGATTGGCGCGGCGTTGACCGTCGTCGAACTGAAGCACTGGAACCGCGACGACTGGTTCGACGAGACGGGCCTGATGTGGGTGAACCCGTCGCCGAACATGCGGAACATGGTGGCGGCGAGCCTGTACCCTGGCATTGGCGCCATTGAGGCGTCGAACCTGTCGGTCGGGCGCGGAACCGATACGCCGTTCGAGCAGTTGGGTGCGCCATGGGTTGACGGCGTTCGTCTCGCTGCGGAGTTGAACCGGCGCAACCTGCCGGGCGTGCGTTTCTATCCCGTGGCGTTCACGCCCGTCTCGAGCAAGTTCGCGAACGAACTCTGCCAGGGCGTGTTCATCACCGTGACCGACCGGAGCCGGCTGCGGCCGGTGCGCGTCGGCCTCGAGGTGGCGTCGGCGCTCTTCCGTCTGCATCCGAAGCAGTTCAATGTGGATGGCGTGGGGCGGCTGTTTGGTGCCGACACCGTCAAGCGTCTCAGGGCTGGCGACGACCCTGCCGACATCGCGAACACGTGGGCACGGGCCGAGGCGCAGTGGCGGATCCTGCGCGCGAAATACCTGCTGTATCGGTGA
- a CDS encoding TonB-dependent receptor yields the protein MAALMVLALPLVGAAQTEAGRVTGVVTDPSGGVLPGVTVTIKGEGTGGAIRSTVTDSTGRYVVANVAPGSYELSFELPGFSRQASKLVVAVGQSVTVDTKLEIGRQTEQIQVTGSLIPRPTLEAMSPVTTLDVETITYRGMNRVEDLLMSLPQVFAAQNSTIANGASGTATVDLRYLGANRTLVLIDGRRMSSGDAFATAPDLNFIPSALVKRVDVLTGGASSVYGADAVAGVVNFVLDKDFEGVRGGVQYGGYQHNNSNALAQSINKAKGFSYPSGTIWNNAPTDFNVALGGKFGDRKGHASVYLDYRNTDAITKDQRDYTNCSVLGGLTMNGPTCGGSATWPAGRFTVYDATFSKTANYVLDLNSATGDQLRPRTSADVFNYAPYNFMQRPDQRWAGGGFLNYEWNKKIQAYLDVMFMDDYTDAQIAPSGDFGNTGLINCNNPMLSAQERQTLCTNFGYGPTDMANVYIYRRNVEGGGRISQLRHTDLRYSFGLKGDLNKTWSYDAYALQAEVHSPQSYANDLNALNIQDALIVDGDPANPSTWHCRSGNPGCVPWNIFKKGGVTQAALDYLSLDEVLNSGTRTRVVGGKLTGDLKNYGLALPTATEGIKVALGGEYRQEYLFVHPDMPFEQALGAGSGGPTLPVEGTYTVKEFFAEGLIPIVQNAPGFKDLSLEVGYRYSDYSSTGKWPTYKVQASWAPVADFKIRAGFNRATRSPNVTELYTPQGLGLGGSQDTCAGAHPTASQAQCALQGVTAAQYGNLSENPANQYNTIGGGNPKLNPESADTYTVGLVLTPRAVPGFTAAIDYYNIKINSTIGALGADDIQNQCAATGSPLLCGLIHRDRLGSLWMTTDGYTITANQNVGKLESEGIDLNTTYSKSLGGVGSFSVNLIGTILRHQKIDTGLYAYDCVGYFGNQCGIPTPTWRHMLRFAWETRFNTTFTLGWRMIGGVTNDDGSPNPAIGDPTNIALLQANDAYVISARHYLDLSATYKAGKHYQFVLGANNILDKEPPFGVGSTPNDYGPGFYGTYDPLGRYIHMSLQFNF from the coding sequence ATGGCTGCTCTCATGGTTCTGGCGCTGCCGCTCGTGGGTGCAGCCCAGACCGAGGCCGGCCGCGTCACAGGTGTGGTCACCGACCCGAGCGGCGGGGTGCTGCCCGGTGTGACGGTTACTATCAAGGGTGAGGGCACCGGCGGCGCGATTCGCTCGACGGTGACCGACTCAACCGGCCGCTACGTCGTCGCCAACGTGGCGCCGGGCTCGTACGAGCTCAGCTTCGAACTGCCAGGGTTCAGCAGACAAGCGAGCAAGCTGGTCGTGGCGGTCGGCCAGTCCGTCACCGTGGATACGAAACTCGAGATCGGCCGCCAGACCGAGCAGATCCAGGTGACCGGCTCGCTGATTCCTCGCCCGACACTGGAGGCCATGAGCCCTGTCACCACCTTGGACGTTGAAACGATCACGTATCGGGGGATGAACCGCGTCGAGGACCTTCTCATGAGCTTGCCGCAGGTCTTCGCCGCGCAGAACTCCACGATCGCAAACGGTGCGTCGGGCACAGCGACAGTGGACCTGCGCTACCTCGGCGCAAATCGCACGCTGGTGCTGATCGACGGCCGCCGGATGTCGAGTGGTGACGCCTTCGCCACTGCTCCTGACCTGAACTTCATTCCGTCTGCGCTCGTGAAACGGGTCGACGTCCTCACCGGCGGCGCTTCGTCCGTCTACGGCGCCGACGCCGTCGCTGGCGTTGTCAACTTCGTCCTGGACAAGGACTTCGAGGGCGTCAGAGGCGGTGTTCAGTACGGCGGCTACCAGCACAACAACAGCAACGCCCTGGCGCAGTCCATAAACAAGGCCAAGGGGTTCAGCTACCCATCGGGTACTATCTGGAATAACGCCCCGACCGACTTCAACGTGGCGCTCGGTGGCAAGTTCGGCGATCGTAAGGGCCATGCTTCTGTCTACCTCGACTACCGCAACACCGACGCGATCACGAAAGATCAGCGCGACTACACCAACTGCTCCGTCCTCGGGGGTCTGACCATGAACGGCCCGACCTGTGGCGGTTCAGCCACGTGGCCGGCAGGTCGTTTCACGGTGTATGACGCAACCTTCAGTAAGACCGCTAACTACGTGCTGGACCTGAATTCCGCAACCGGCGATCAGCTCAGGCCCCGCACGTCAGCAGACGTCTTCAACTACGCGCCCTACAACTTCATGCAGCGTCCTGACCAGAGGTGGGCCGGTGGTGGTTTCCTGAACTACGAGTGGAACAAGAAGATTCAGGCCTACCTTGACGTCATGTTCATGGATGACTACACGGACGCACAGATTGCGCCCTCGGGAGACTTCGGCAACACAGGGCTCATCAACTGCAACAACCCGATGCTGAGCGCCCAGGAGCGGCAGACCCTTTGCACGAATTTCGGTTATGGGCCAACCGACATGGCCAACGTCTATATCTATAGACGCAACGTCGAGGGTGGAGGCCGGATCTCCCAGCTCCGTCACACCGACCTCCGTTACTCCTTCGGCCTCAAGGGCGACCTCAACAAGACCTGGAGCTATGACGCCTACGCCCTGCAGGCCGAGGTGCACTCCCCGCAATCGTACGCCAACGACCTTAACGCACTGAACATCCAGGATGCCCTGATCGTCGACGGCGACCCGGCCAATCCGAGCACGTGGCACTGCCGTTCCGGCAATCCCGGCTGTGTTCCGTGGAACATCTTCAAGAAAGGCGGGGTGACGCAGGCAGCGCTGGACTACCTCTCGCTAGACGAAGTATTGAATTCTGGCACGAGGACACGGGTTGTGGGCGGCAAGCTCACGGGTGACCTCAAGAATTATGGTCTGGCTCTTCCCACCGCGACCGAGGGCATTAAGGTCGCTCTGGGCGGCGAGTACCGGCAGGAATACCTGTTTGTCCATCCCGACATGCCGTTCGAGCAGGCCCTTGGTGCAGGTTCGGGTGGTCCAACGCTTCCCGTCGAAGGTACCTACACCGTAAAGGAGTTCTTCGCCGAGGGGCTGATCCCCATCGTTCAGAACGCTCCTGGGTTCAAGGATTTGAGCCTGGAGGTTGGCTACCGCTACTCCGACTACAGCAGCACCGGGAAGTGGCCCACCTACAAGGTGCAGGCATCCTGGGCGCCAGTCGCCGACTTTAAGATCCGTGCAGGCTTCAACCGTGCGACTCGCTCACCCAACGTGACGGAGCTGTACACACCGCAGGGGCTTGGTCTCGGCGGTAGTCAGGACACGTGTGCGGGCGCGCACCCCACAGCAAGCCAGGCGCAGTGTGCGCTGCAGGGCGTGACCGCTGCGCAGTACGGTAACCTCTCTGAGAACCCGGCCAACCAGTACAACACCATCGGTGGAGGTAACCCGAAGCTGAATCCCGAGTCCGCCGATACCTACACCGTCGGGCTGGTTCTTACCCCGAGGGCGGTCCCGGGCTTCACGGCCGCGATCGACTACTACAACATCAAGATCAATAGCACCATCGGCGCCCTTGGAGCCGATGACATCCAGAACCAGTGCGCCGCCACCGGCAGTCCCTTGCTGTGCGGCCTGATCCACCGTGACAGGCTCGGTTCGCTGTGGATGACAACGGACGGCTACACCATCACGGCCAATCAGAACGTGGGTAAACTCGAGTCAGAAGGCATCGACCTGAACACCACCTACTCCAAGAGCCTCGGCGGAGTCGGCTCGTTCTCGGTGAACCTCATCGGCACCATCCTGAGGCATCAGAAGATCGATACCGGGCTGTACGCCTATGACTGCGTGGGCTACTTCGGCAACCAGTGCGGTATTCCGACTCCCACGTGGCGGCACATGCTCCGCTTCGCGTGGGAGACCAGGTTCAACACCACGTTCACTCTCGGATGGCGCATGATCGGCGGCGTCACGAACGATGATGGCAGCCCCAATCCGGCTATTGGAGATCCGACCAACATCGCGTTGTTGCAGGCCAACGACGCCTACGTGATCTCCGCCCGCCACTATCTTGACCTCTCGGCGACCTACAAGGCGGGGAAGCATTACCAGTTCGTACTCGGTGCCAACAACATTCTTGACAAGGAACCCCCGTTCGGGGTGGGCAGTACTCCCAACGACTACGGGCCGGGCTTCTACGGCACGTACGATCCATTGGGCCGCTACATCCACATGAGCCTGCAGTTCAACTTCTAG